One Drosophila virilis strain 15010-1051.87 chromosome 5, Dvir_AGI_RSII-ME, whole genome shotgun sequence DNA window includes the following coding sequences:
- the didum gene encoding unconventional myosin-Vb isoform X3, which yields MSSEEMLYAKGSKIWIPHAEQVWESATLEESYRQGAGVLKIQTESGALTEIKLKPDGSDLPPLRNPAILVGQNDLTTLSYLHEPGVLYNLRVRFCERSIIYTYCGIILVAINPYADLPLYGPNIIRAYRGHAMGELEPHIFALAEEAYTKLERENCNLSIIVSGESGAGKTVSAKYAMRYFAAVGGSESETQVERKVLASSPIMEAFGNAKTTRNDNSSRFGKFTKLLFTNHMGVMYLQGATVHTYLLEKSRVVYQAQGERNYHIFYQLCAARAKYPELVLDHQDNYQFLKMGGSPDIERVSDADQFNDTVQAMTVLGFSIQQIADIVKILAGILHLGNIQVSRTYKDGSDEADTESCDIFQNDLHLQVTGDLLKINADDLRRWLLMRKIESVNEYVLIPNNMEMAMAARDALAKHIYAKLFQYIVNVLNKSLFNGSKQCSFIGVLDIYGFETFEVNSFEQFCINYANEKLQQQFNQHVFKLEQEEYLKEGITWTMIDFYDNQPCIDLIESRLGVLDLLDEECRMPKGSDESWAGKLVDKCNKFPHFEKPRFGTTSFFIKHFSDTVEYDVNGFLEKNRDTVSKELTSVMAQSNMLLCKQVMVLEEVDTLGTDANKNTTTLGGRVVISANRKQQLNETRRRVVPSKQHKKTVGSQFQESLASLISTLHATTPHYVRCIKPNDDKIAFKWETAKIIQQLRACGVLETVRISAAGFPSRWLYPDFYMRYQLLAHRSQIDKNDMKQSCRNIVLKWIQDEDKYRFGNTQIFFRAGQVAYMEQVRANLRKKYITIVQSVVRRFIKRRRYLKLQGIIFGIQRHARGYMARMRAQKLREARAALILSKYARGWLCRRRYLRLCHSVAGIQQYARGMLARNRFFAMRDYYRAVQIQRFVRGVLARRAYQKRRRSIIICQSAVRRFLARRQFKRMKAEAKTISHMENKYMGLENKIISMQQRIDELNRDNSNLKHKTSEISVLKMKLEMKKNLEHEFKNIKAACLDKDKLIEALNKQLESERDEKMQLLEESGHSLEEWTHQKQLWCLENEELRKQVDSMIEMAKSAEGSQRDREERMLTEIDNKELNEAYQRAIKDKEVIENENYSLKEELSRYQQQHNGLSAYGMHHTRSASNASSQNEDDVGYGSAKNTLDVHRHPELMNKNDSFFDSTSIVVKLRSILEEEKQKHRSLQEQYVKLASRNKPTEDSFRTTCSPARGSA from the exons ATGTCAAGCGAGGAGATGCTATACGCAAAG GGTTCCAAGATTTGGATACCCCATGCGGAACAGGTGTGGGAGAGCGCCACATTGGAGGAGAGCTATCGCCAGGGTGCCGGCGTATTGAAAATTCAAACCGAATCGGGTGCCTTGACAGAGATTAAACTGAAACCGGATGGCAGCGATCTGCCGCCGCTGCGTAATCCTGCGATTTTGGTGGGCCAAAATGATTTAACCACGCTATCCTACCTGCACGAGCCAGGCGTTCTGTATAATCTGCGCGTCCGTTTCTGTGAGCGCTCAATTATCTACACCTATTGTGGCATCATACTGGTGGCCATCAATCCGTATGCGGATCTGCCGCTGTATGGACCAAACATTATACGCGCCTATCGCGGCCATGCCATGGGCGAACTGGAGCCGCACATATTCGCACTGGCCGAGGAGGCGTACACGAAACTGGAGCGTGAGAATTGTAATCTAAGTATCATTGTTAGCGGCGAATCGGGTGCGGGCAAAACCGTATCCGCCAAATATGCGATGCGTTATTTTGCCGCCGTTGGCGGCTCCGAGTCAGAGACACAGGTCGAACGCAAGGTGCTGGCATCTTCACCGATCATGGAGGCCTTTGGCAATGCCAAGACCACGCGCAATGACAACAGCTCACGTTTCGGCAAATTTACCAAGCTGCTGTTCACGAATCACATGGGCGTCATGTATCTGCAAGGCGCCACCGTGCACACATATCTGCTGGAGAAGTCTCGCGTGGTCTACCAGGCACAGGGCGAGCGCAACTATCATATATTCTATCAGTTGTGTGCGGCTCGTGCCAAGTATCCAGAATTGGTGTTGG ATCATCAGGATAATTATCAGTTTTTGAAAATGGGTGGCTCGCCAGACATTGAACGCGTTTCGGATGCAGATCAGTTCAATGATACGGTACAGGCCATGACAGTCCTGGgcttttccatacaacaaattGCCGATATTGTCAAAATACTTGCTGGCATTCTGCATTTGGGTAACATACAGGTGTCCAGGACATACAAGGACGGCAGCGACGAGGCAGACACCGAATCGTGCGATATTTTT CAAAACGATCTGCACCTGCAAGTAACTGGAGATTTGCTGAAGATAAATGCTGATGATTTGCGACGCTGGCTATTGATGCGTAAGATAGAGTCGGTTAATGAATATGTGCTGATACCGAACAACATGGAGATGGCGATGGCCGCAAGGGATGCTTTGGCCAAGCACATCTATGCGAAGCTCTTTCAGTATATTGTCAATGTGCTGAACAAGAGTCTATTTAACGGTAGCAAACAGTGCAGCTTCATTGGCGTGCTCGATATCTACGGCTTCGAAACGTTCGAGGTGAACTCGTTTGAACAGTTTTGCATAAACTATGCGAACGAAAAGCTCCAGCAGCAATTCAACCAGCACGTCTTTAAGCTAGAACAGGAGGAGTATCTTAAGGAGGGTATTACCTGGACAATGATCGATTTCTACGACAATCAGCCATGTATTGATCTCATTGAATCACGCCTGGGCGTGCTGGATCTGCTCGACGAGGAGTGTAGA ATGCCCAAAGGCTCGGATGAGAGCTGGGCGGGGAAGCTGGTGGACAAGTGCAACAAATTTCCGCACTTTGAAAAGCCACGCTTCGGAACCACAA gtTTCTTTATTAAACACTTTTCGGACACGGTTGAGTACGATGTGAATGGTTTTCTAGAGAAGAATCGCGATACGGTATCCAAGGAGCTAACCAGTGTAATGGCACAGTCGAACATGCTGCTCTGCAAACAGGTCATGGTGCTCGAAGAGGTGGACACGCTCGGCACGGATGCGAACAAGAACACAACCACACTTGGAGGACGCGTTGTGATTAGCGCCAATCGCAAACAG CAACTCAACGAGACGCGTCGAAGa GTGGTGCCCTCGAAGCAGCACAAGAAAACTGTTGGCTCGCAGTTCCAAGAGAGCCTGGCTTCGCTGATCTCAACATTGCACGCAACGACTCCACATTATGTGCGCTGTATCAAG CCCAACGATGACAAGATTGCCTTTAAGTGGGAGACGGCCAAGATTATTCAACAGCTGCGTGCCTGTGGTGTGCTGGAGACAGTGCGCATCTCAGCAGCCGGATTTCCTTCTCGCTGGCTTTATCCTGATTTCTATATGCGGTATCAGCTACTGGCGCATCGCAGCCAAATCGATAAGAACGACATGAAGCAATCCTGCCGCAATATTGTACTCAAGTGGATACAGGACGAGGATAAATATCGTTTTGGTAATACGCAGATTTTCTTTAGGGCCGGTCAGGTGGCCTATATGGAGCAAGTGCGCGCCAATCTGCGCAAGAAGTACATTACCATAGTGCAGTCTGTGGTACGGCGCTTTATTAAGCGACGTCGCTATCTGAAACTGCAAGGCATTATCTTTGGTATACAGCGGCATGCACGTGGCTACATGGCGCGCATGCGTGCCCAGAAATTGCGAGAGGCGCGCGCTGCTCTCATATTGTCCAAGTATGCGCGCGGCTGGCTGTGCCGCCGTCGTTACTTGCGTCTGTGCCACTCTGTTGCCGGCATACAGCAATATGCTCGCGGTATGTTGGCACGCAACAGGTTCTTTGCTATGCGGGACTATTATCGCGCTGTGCAGATCCAGCGCTTTGTGCGTGGTGTACTGGCACGTCGAGCCTATCAGAAACGTCGTCGCAGTATCATTATTTGTCAGTCGGCGGTGCGGCGCTTCCTGGCGCGTCGCCAGTTCAAGCGCATGAAGGCCGAGGCGAAGACCATATCGCATATGGAGAACAAGTACATGGGCCTCGAGAACAAGATCATATCCATGCAGCAGCGCATCGATGAGCTCAACCGGGACAACAGCAATCTGAAGCACAAGACCAGCGAAATTAGCGTATTGAA AATGAAGCTGGAGATGAAGAAAAACCTGGAGCACGAATTTAAGAATATAAAGGCCGCCTGTCTGGATAAGGATAAGCTGATCGAGGCGCTCAACAAGCAGTTGGAATCGGAGCGCGAtgaaaaaatgcaattgctcGAGGAGAGCGGTCATTCGCTGGAGGAGTGGACTCATCAGAAGCAATTGTGGTGCCTGGAAAACGAAGAGCTGCGCAAGCAAGTGGACTCCATGATCGAAATGGCCAAGAGTGCGGAGGGCAGTCAACGCGACCGCGAAGAGCGCATGCTTACCGAAATTGACAATAAGGAGCTCAACGAAGCCTATCAGCGTGCCATCAAGGACAAGGAGGTGATCGAGAATGAAAACTATTCGCTCAAGGAGGAGCTCAGTCgctaccagcagcagcataacGGCCTCAGTGCCTATGGCATGCATCACACACGCAGCGCCAGCAATGCGTCCAGCCAAAACGAAGATGATGTGGGCTATGGCTCCGCTAAGAACACCCTGGACGTACACAGACATCCGGAGTTGATGAATAAGAATG ATTCATTCTTCGATAGCACCAGCATTGTAGTCAAGCTGCGCTCCATACTCGAGGAGGAGAAGCAGAAGCACAGGAGCTTGCAGGAGCAGTACGTGAAGCTGGCAAGTCGAAATAAGCCTACGGAAGATTCATTCCG CACAACATGCAGCCCTGCAAGAGGAAGTGCGTAG